In the Danaus plexippus chromosome 4, MEX_DaPlex, whole genome shotgun sequence genome, one interval contains:
- the LOC116768336 gene encoding triokinase/FMN cyclase-like isoform X1, with translation MGSRQVTTKIINSPESCVDDNLRGLVTLYPQLQLHPRHRVVTLRRKDESGRVAVMSGGGSGHEPFAAGLIGEGMLDGAVAGGVFASPPTGNILYGITQLYKYNSGGVLVLLGNYTGDRLNFGKAFEKAKIAGIKVEGFIVGEDVASSHNKTGGRGMCGEVFIFKMCGAMSAKGSDLESIRSMAESVNKNMATLGICLTACSLPGQPPLFETNPGEMEVGVGVHGEAGVEKRKVGTARDTVSMILDKIVSHLKLGSGNRVAAMINNMGGTSLLEMNIVAAEIKDYLDSKQIKMERLYSGHLKTSLEMQGFQICLLNLSHRDGDFWLELLDAPTTAAVWSGGPMSRGEHGPHEDDDSLVEPRDDKMISGPVFSNSEQELMRSSLLKACESLVKIEEQLNALDSGCGDGDCGITLKNFAQGVQGYLSSGSLERPARVLWELSELAEADMGGTSGGLYSLGFSAAAAVLSKATSNDRNTWLSALEGAISAISKYGGAEPGDRTMLDPLHQAALAVKQNLGSDLKTVLVRMKEAAERGATDTAHMVARAGRASYVSKNRLRDEDAGARAVSCWMKALLDTVMSAIN, from the exons ATGGGTTCTCGTCAAGTGACAACTAAGATCATAAACTCCCCCGAGAGCTGCGTGGATGACAATCTACGTGGGTTGGTGACGTTATACCCCCAACTACAACTGCATCCCAGACACAGGGTGGTCACTTTAAGAAGGAAG GATGAATCTGGCAGAGTAGCTGTTATGAGTGGAGGTGGCTCCGGCCATGAACCGTTTGCAGCAG GTCTTATAGGCGAGGGTATGTTAGACGGAGCGGTGGCTGGCGGCGTGTTCGCGTCGCCTCCGACTGGCAACATCCTGTACGGAATCACACagctttataaatacaattctg GCGGTGTTCTGGTGTTGCTAGGTAATTACACTGGAGATAGATTGAATTTCGGCAAGGCTTTCGAAAAGGCTAAGATTGCTGGAATTAAG GTTGAAGGATTCATAGTGGGCGAGGACGTCGCCTCCAGCCACAACAAAACCGGTGGAAGAGGTATGTGTGGCGAAGTGTTCATCTTTAAG ATGTGCGGAGCGATGTCTGCTAAAGGAAGTGATTTAGAATCTATAAGGAGCATGGCTGAGagcgttaataaaaatatggccACCTTAGGAATTTGTCTGACTGCATGTTCTTTGCCGG GGCAACCCCCTTTGTTCGAGACCAACCCAGGCGAGATGGAAGTGGGAGTAGGAGTTCACGGGGAGGCCGGGGTGGAGAAGAGAAAGGTGGGCACTGCCCGGGACACGGTCAGCATGATCCTGGACAAG ATAGTATCTCATCTCAAACTAGGGTCTGGTAATAGAGTGGCAgctatgataaataatatgggCGGCACCTCCTTGCTGGAGATGAACATAGTGGCAGCTGAAATCAAGGATTACCTGG ATTCTAAACAGATTAAAATGGAACGTCTCTACTCCGGTCATCTGAAGACATCATTGGAAATGCAAGGCTTTCAAATTTGTCTTTTAAATCTGAGTCATCGGGATGGTGACTTCTGGCTCGAATTGCTGGACGCTCCCACAACAGCGGCGGTCTGGTCGGGGGGACCTATGTCGCGAGGGGAACACGGGCCTCATGAAGACGATGACAGCTTGGTAGAACCACGAGATGATAAG ATGATATCCGGTCCAGTATTCTCTAACTCCGAGCAAGAGCTGATGAGGTCTAGTCTGTTGAAAGCTTGTGAAAGTCTGGTCAAAATCGAGGAGCAGCTCAACGCCTTGGACTCCGGTTGTGGCGATGGAGACTGCGGGATTACTCTCAAGAATTTTGCTCAAG GGGTTCAAGGTTACCTGTCTTCGGGCAGTCTAGAGCGACCAGCTCGTGTGTTATGGGAACTTTCTGAACTGGCGGAAGCAGATATGGGTGGGACTTCCGGAGGACTCTACAGCTTGGGATTTTCTGCTGCTGCGGCGGTACTCTCCAA AGCTACATCAAACGATAGGAACACATGGTTGTCCGCGTTGGAAGGTGCGATATCTGCCATCAGTAAATACGGAGGAGCGGAGCCGGGGGATAGGACCATG CTGGACCCGCTGCACCAGGCGGCCCTGGCGGTCAAACAAAACCTCGGCAGCGATCTAAAAACAGTTCTGGTGAGGATGAAGGAAGCGGCAGAAAGAGGCGCGACAGACACCGCCCATATGGTTGCGAG AGCTGGTCGTGCGTCCTACGTGAGTAAGAACCGTCTCCGAGACGAGGACGCGGGGGCTCGAGCAGTGTCCTGTTGGATGAAGGCGTTGCTGGACACCGTAATGTCAGCCATAAACTAG
- the LOC116768336 gene encoding triokinase/FMN cyclase-like isoform X2: protein MGSRQVTTKIINSPESCVDDNLRGLVTLYPQLQLHPRHRVVTLRRKDESGRVAVMSGGGSGHEPFAAGLIGEGMLDGAVAGGVFASPPTGNILYGITQLYKYNSGGVLVLLGNYTGDRLNFGKAFEKAKIAGIKVEGFIVGEDVASSHNKTGGRGMCGEVFIFKMCGAMSAKGSDLESIRSMAESVNKNMATLGICLTACSLPGQPPLFETNPGEMEVGVGVHGEAGVEKRKVGTARDTVSMILDKIVSHLKLGSGNRVAAMINNMGGTSLLEMNIVAAEIKDYLDSKQIKMERLYSGHLKTSLEMQGFQICLLNLSHRDGDFWLELLDAPTTAAVWSGGPMSRGEHGPHEDDDSLVEPRDDKMISGPVFSNSEQELMRSSLLKACESLVKIEEQLNALDSGCGDGDCGITLKNFAQGVQGYLSSGSLERPARVLWELSELAEADMGGTSGGLYSLGFSAAAAVLSKATSNDRNTWLSALEGAISAISKYGGAEPGDRTMLDPLHQAALAVKQNLGSDLKTVLVRMKEAAERGATDTAHMVARLCNDKYPLRV, encoded by the exons ATGGGTTCTCGTCAAGTGACAACTAAGATCATAAACTCCCCCGAGAGCTGCGTGGATGACAATCTACGTGGGTTGGTGACGTTATACCCCCAACTACAACTGCATCCCAGACACAGGGTGGTCACTTTAAGAAGGAAG GATGAATCTGGCAGAGTAGCTGTTATGAGTGGAGGTGGCTCCGGCCATGAACCGTTTGCAGCAG GTCTTATAGGCGAGGGTATGTTAGACGGAGCGGTGGCTGGCGGCGTGTTCGCGTCGCCTCCGACTGGCAACATCCTGTACGGAATCACACagctttataaatacaattctg GCGGTGTTCTGGTGTTGCTAGGTAATTACACTGGAGATAGATTGAATTTCGGCAAGGCTTTCGAAAAGGCTAAGATTGCTGGAATTAAG GTTGAAGGATTCATAGTGGGCGAGGACGTCGCCTCCAGCCACAACAAAACCGGTGGAAGAGGTATGTGTGGCGAAGTGTTCATCTTTAAG ATGTGCGGAGCGATGTCTGCTAAAGGAAGTGATTTAGAATCTATAAGGAGCATGGCTGAGagcgttaataaaaatatggccACCTTAGGAATTTGTCTGACTGCATGTTCTTTGCCGG GGCAACCCCCTTTGTTCGAGACCAACCCAGGCGAGATGGAAGTGGGAGTAGGAGTTCACGGGGAGGCCGGGGTGGAGAAGAGAAAGGTGGGCACTGCCCGGGACACGGTCAGCATGATCCTGGACAAG ATAGTATCTCATCTCAAACTAGGGTCTGGTAATAGAGTGGCAgctatgataaataatatgggCGGCACCTCCTTGCTGGAGATGAACATAGTGGCAGCTGAAATCAAGGATTACCTGG ATTCTAAACAGATTAAAATGGAACGTCTCTACTCCGGTCATCTGAAGACATCATTGGAAATGCAAGGCTTTCAAATTTGTCTTTTAAATCTGAGTCATCGGGATGGTGACTTCTGGCTCGAATTGCTGGACGCTCCCACAACAGCGGCGGTCTGGTCGGGGGGACCTATGTCGCGAGGGGAACACGGGCCTCATGAAGACGATGACAGCTTGGTAGAACCACGAGATGATAAG ATGATATCCGGTCCAGTATTCTCTAACTCCGAGCAAGAGCTGATGAGGTCTAGTCTGTTGAAAGCTTGTGAAAGTCTGGTCAAAATCGAGGAGCAGCTCAACGCCTTGGACTCCGGTTGTGGCGATGGAGACTGCGGGATTACTCTCAAGAATTTTGCTCAAG GGGTTCAAGGTTACCTGTCTTCGGGCAGTCTAGAGCGACCAGCTCGTGTGTTATGGGAACTTTCTGAACTGGCGGAAGCAGATATGGGTGGGACTTCCGGAGGACTCTACAGCTTGGGATTTTCTGCTGCTGCGGCGGTACTCTCCAA AGCTACATCAAACGATAGGAACACATGGTTGTCCGCGTTGGAAGGTGCGATATCTGCCATCAGTAAATACGGAGGAGCGGAGCCGGGGGATAGGACCATG CTGGACCCGCTGCACCAGGCGGCCCTGGCGGTCAAACAAAACCTCGGCAGCGATCTAAAAACAGTTCTGGTGAGGATGAAGGAAGCGGCAGAAAGAGGCGCGACAGACACCGCCCATATGGTTGCGAG GTTGTGCAACGATAAGTATCCGTTAAGAGTCTAG